In Podospora pseudocomata strain CBS 415.72m chromosome 4, whole genome shotgun sequence, the genomic stretch GGCTTGGGCCCTGGTCAGATACGTTCTGGAAGGCATCGTCAAGCGGTTCAACCCCAAGTTCGACAAATTTCTTCGAGAGGACATCCGTCGCAGGTACAACTTCTACTTCAGCACTTGGCTGGGCACCATCGCCAAGGTCATCTCGGTTGTCTCATGCACAGCAGCCCTGGCGAGCACCCCGGCCGAGGGGGACCTTTACGGGCTTGTGCGTCCACTCAACACAGCGGAACAATGGTGCTGGGGTTGCCGGGCAGTCCTCTACATCCAGGAGCTGCCAGACCTGAGCTCTGTGCCCGAGTTGGTTATCCATCACATCCTTAGTATCGTTGCGATGTGTACCATCCTGGCCTACAGcgctcctcgtcgtccgCTCTACCTCATGTGGGCCAGTCTCTGGAACGAGTTTCTCGGCAATGCCAGACGGTTGTTCAAGCTCCACGGTGTCATGGCGCCTCGTCTGGCGTGGTGGATGGCTGCTGTCAACTGCTTCCTCGTATGGGCCTTACGGATAACAGCTGCTGTTGTGTCAATTGTTTGGACCCTTCAGAGCAACACTTATGGAGTGTGCCTGTTCGTCACGATTGGCTCGATACTGGTGTACATTTTGTACATGGTCCAATTCACAACGTGGGAGCTTGGCAGGTTTAGGGTTATCAACCTTGACATGACCCGCCCGGCGAGGTTCATCATTGCAGACAAATGGAGCATCCACCTTTTGGGCGTGATCATGGGTGTTGGGCTGGCCTTGACGGAGCTTTCCGCGCTTGTGATCTACGGGTCCAGCTCTGGGTACACAAGCTccaaggaggagctgcacAGCATTGCCTGGGTTGCTCTCCaggctgctggtgctgggctTTTGGGGTCTTATGTTACTTTTCCCATCTTTCGGTTTACCATCCCCTCGGCTGCTACGTCacaggaggaaggtgaggagcCAGCTACTCCAAAGGCTGCTCTTCGACTTTCCCTTATTGGCGGCATCATCTCTGCCGGGTCAACGGTTGTGttcacccccaccctcgAGCCGACGGTCGACCGTGCTGCGTTTTTGGCCTGCATGGGGTTGAGTCTTCCGTTGATGATTTCCATCTTTCGCTTCGGTCAGGCGTTTTCCacacccgccgccgcttCTCTCGAGACGAATCATGCACCTCTGGATGAGAAGCTTGTCGATGTCGCCGACGAGGGAATCGCGACTGAGCCTGGAGTGTTTCCCCCCAAAATGGTCAATGCTGCGGCCCATGGGGTGTTGTTTCTCGGCGTCGCTTCTGCGCTCTGTGTGAGCCCGCCGCCTTCGCCTCTGGCGGTCAAGGGGTTCTCGAGCTTTGTtctggcgatgatggcgggTGTTGAGCTGGGTAATCGTTGCGAGGGGAGGCACCGGAGGTTTTTGCACAGGTTATTTCCTATGCTTCaggctggggttgggattgggtaTCAGGCTTGGTGTgtcgttgttgagggggaaaagggggggatgtttgTCTTGGGGGTGTATTTGGTTTgctttggggttgtggtggttatGATGCCGGTTGTGGTGAGGTTTTTCGAGGGGTTGTGGGCGAAGGGGAAGGCaaaaggggaaaagaagaagaagaataagGGGTGGGATTTGAAGGTTGTTAGCGTTGGTTCGGGGTTGGCTTTGGTTGTgatgttggttttgggggagtaTATGGGTTGGTGTAGTATGGCTGGggagccggtggtgatggctgtggGACAGGGGGAcaagttgggggaggttgtgaaGGAGGTTGTGAGGGGTAAGGGAGAGGGCGCGGTTGGGTCGTGGGGTGTGGTTGCTAGTTGGCCCATGGTTGCTAGTGTGCTTGGGGCGACggtgctgccggtggtgatggtgcagGCTGTTGGGTGAGAGTTTGATTGGGGGCATGGGTATGGAAAtctgttttctttctttggtTTGAAGGAGTTTGGCGTTGGGagcagggtggtggtgggaggtaTACGTCTTGGGGACATGATTATCATGAGGATTTACAAGGATTACCTACGATCTATGAAATGGGTTACTGGCATTTATGGGAAGGATAATCTCCACGGAGTTTAGGGGTATATGGGAGGGTTATTCTTTTGATAAAAGCAGGTAGCTCTATATCTAGGTAGTGGTGGTAATCTAATTTTGCAGGCTGAAAAGCCGTAAAGGCCAAAGTATCCTGGGAGTTGTGTTGAAGTTGGGCATGATGATCTTAAGTGGGTGTTTCGACGTGAAGACACATACTTGGTATTCCCTTTTCCATCAGATTTTGTTGTCATCAATTCTGTGCCTGCTGTGTCTTTTTGGGGATGATTTTATCCCTATCTTGATTAAGGCATCTGTGCTTATCTTTTCCGATCTATAGAACGTTTGTGACACTTTTTCTGCGGTACTTGGTAATCTCATTAGGTACAGGGGGTAGTGGTAGGCAAGGTATATTAATGAAGAGGGGATGAATTGTGTTGTCTTCAAGCCATAATACTCTCTGTCTCCTTTGATGTTCTCCCGTCAACCTACCTCACTTGCTTCTATATGGGGTACCCAATAGCTCATGTCTCCATCTCCGACCTGGCATAGTTTTTGTTTACTTGCACCGTCAAAGAACATAAAAGGCTTGACTGGATAGCATGCGCCATGTCATCGTTCTTCTGTCTAACGTTTAACCACTCTTGGTAGTCATAGCGATGAGGACCCCCCTTTCTTTAAGCCACTCACCCCTTTTCAGCCCTTTGAGAGGTGTTGACATGTAGTTCTCACTAAGACATCAGACTTCAGTCTTTtgcaaccaccacaactatGCATATTTCTGATCTCTCGGACTTTGATGGACGAGCACGTTGCGAGTAAAAAGATGAAGACTGTTGCTGGGAATAAAGACCTTTAAAGTTAGGCAGTGTGCCTTCGAAGACAGTTCATAAGGCTTAAGCATGTATGAATAGGCCTTTGGAGATAGTTAAGAGAGTCGCTGAggtggtcggtggtgtttCCGTTGTCTTTCTAGGTCTTGATCCCATACTACGGTCTCTATCATTTTGTCCACAACGTGGTAAGTCTACATACCTCCCTGCATAGGTACGCATGAGGATCATTATCTCACCTAGCATCTTCCGGCAACCCAGAACTTGCATATTTTTCTGGACTCGTTTCTCCGACTCCCCGTTTGCTTGTTCCTTAATGCTCACTTTATCAGCACTCAGAGACTTCCGGGGCGTTGATCAGCCGAAAGGGAACAACGACCCCCTCCTGCCACGATACACAAACAGTCAGCCAACCAATCGTCAACAGGATAGGTGGTAGGTCAGTCAGATCAGGCCAGGCTGCCACGGTAAACCAGGCCGCCACAACTCTGACCTCTTAGTCAGTTtaccaccctcacctcaccaaACCCTTCATTCAGTCTAAACTAAGACATCCTCGATTcaagacaccaccatccaacccaacccacgAGGACAGTGAGGGATAAACATCGACCCTGAATCATCCCATGCAACCTCCATTGTGAGCTCAGTAAAGGGCGGTGGTCATCACATttcacatcaacaacaccacaagaACAGCATCAATAGCCGTAAATAACCCATCACATACCAGATCCCGCGGCAGAAGCGTCAATCGTCGTCAAGCGGCTACCAAAAGGGAGCAGCTCCCTACAGTACAATCGGGCACGGCTTTCAACCCCCCGCCGTCCAATCCCCGTTTCAAAACTCACCTCGTGATGTCTTTTGACGAGAGGCCCCGCCGCCTtgccgccccctccccccctctgcGCCTCACGATTGACTTTTTGGCCCGCCCAAAAATACCAGCACAAATTTGTTTGTGTCATGAAGGCCCTATTGTTACCGGGAGATCATATCAAGGCCAGCCAGATTATAGGCCTTGATTACAAGAACCATTTGCTGCTGGGTTGAGGATTGTGTAGCATAAGGGCGTTTACATTAGCACCACCATTTCCGTTTCAGCCCCGAAAACCGTCATGCCAtcgaggttgttgttcgTCATACAATGAGGGGTGCAGCCAAAAAAtgggggaagagaggagagcTAAGCGCCGAACCAAAGAGTCGGGAACTGCGTCCtgaacatcatcctccccctttctttccccCTCAAAATCTCACAAGACTACCACACCCACTTCACTGCCGAATGTAAAGCTCGGTATACCAACTTGACCATTTGGTAGGTGTAATTCTTCCGTAAAAGGGTGATTATCCCATCTTTTTGGCCCATAAACGGAAGCCCAGCCGACTTGACACCCCCCCAAAGGTGAGTTGCAATGTCTTTGTCGGTCATGGCgataggtggtggtggccatcCTCACACCGAGAGTGTGGTGTGTAGTAGTAGCAGTAGTAGTATATAGCGTAGTGGTGTGCTGAGTGGTTCTTCAACAATAGGCATTGTTGAAAGATGCATGTTTCAGTCACCCACCATCTCaccttccacttccacagACCACGTGAAGGACTCATTGAGGCACTTCAACCTTGATATTTGCCAACCGTTCCCAGCCCCCCAAAACGGTAAAAAATGGCGACATCAAGCGGCGCaatccccccttccccctcatgAGTGCCGTTCACCTTCGGTTCTTGCCCCCCCACGCCGGCGCATTGTTCTCACCACCTACCTAAGCCAGCAGCGAGGTGCGGGTAGGTGACGGGTGACCGGTTGCGTGGTGTGAGAGGTTTGCGGCAAGGCGCGGGCACGGCTGGCTTGTGCAACACAACAGCCATTCCAGCAAATAGGGAGTCTTGCCGGTCGACTagttctcaccaccctccattACAAGTTCAATAGTAAACCCCCTTCACAAGTCCGGGATAGAGCCTAGGAACCAGCTGGTTGGGATAGCGCTCTCTGAGAAAAAGATGAAGTTCCCTGCAGATATCTATTCTCTTTGACTGTGATGAGAAATAGATGATGCCATCATCTCATCTTGGCCCCCTGCCTTTCTTGGCTTATGGGTTGACGGAAGGGGTTTGGAGGCCCTGGTACCTACTCTTTGCAGTCTCAATCATGAAGCCGAATACCTTCTCGTTGGCTCACCGCTGAGGAGGCGAAACGCATTCCGCGGTTCTGGTCGTGATATCAAAGTCTCCCATGGTCCAGGTCCAAACAACCCCTGCCACCAAAACCATGGTTCCCCGCCCTCGCATCATCTCCTTCCCCGCGTCTTCAGTTATTGCCACGCGCGTCCGCGACAGTCGACAGGCGGACGCGCATGATGGAAAACGAAACTCATGACCTCGCTGGTAAATCGCCCGACCAGGCTGACCCAGCGAGGATTCATGACCACCAGCAAGGGCCGAGAGGATTCATCAGCAACGACATTTCCGAGGTATCCAGATCCGCAACCGCACCAGCCAAGTCCCGTTCCGCAAAGGAAGAGGCGTGTGTAGGTCTTCAACAAACTGCGTGTGTCTTCTTCTGACCACAAAGTTGATATTGGCGGCAACCAGAAATGGATTGCGATCATCGAGTGGATGATACCGGCATTGTCGTACATAGCTTACTTACATACATGCCATGTAAGTGATGCTTGCATCGCAGACGCCATGTCCGCTTCTTCATGACTTTCCCCAGTCCACTCACAAGCATCACACATCCCCCGGGTGACTCGCACCGCCATATTGTGTATGCCGGATAAATGAACAAACAGTGATCTAGGGTCCAGTAAAGACCCCGCTGAGGCTGTCCAGCTGCTTGCCCAGCCCCTAACAAGCCGGCAGTCCCTCCCACTAAATGGCCTCAGAGACTCCTAATAACATTTAACCGGCCATTTAGCCTGCGGGAGATGGGTGCGCCTCAGCCTTCGGTTGCTGcactacaccaccaccatctgcaTATCAGATGGCATTCCCATGTCATGACAGAAGAAACGAGAGCGGTCAAGGTCTTGCATAGGCGCGATATTCCTGAGAAAAAAAATCGTCAGATGGTTATGCTAAGCCGATCACTCGGCACAGGATGTCCGGTCCTTGCAATGAGAATCTTCCGGTGACCAGGCGGTTGCGGGCACGTAATGCATGGATATGCCGAGTCAGGGAAGGTGGGATGAATGAAAAAGGAGAAGATAAAATAAATAAAATAAAAGAGATGAAAAGAAGGTCCCATAACGGGACAGTTACGGTACTTGGCTGTGCCTCAGCTCGGTCTGGGACTGACTGTTGGTGTCGGTGCCAGGAAACTGTAACCCTCTTGCGTAGGGCTGTCGAGTACGAGAATCATGGCCTGGCGAAAGGGTTAATGCTTCACGTATAGAAGCTTTATTCTGATTCGTCGCCAGTGGTCGGTCGTAATTGGTCCATATGGAAGGTAAGGGTGAGGCAAAGACTGGCAACAGTCACATTCACCCTCCTGGAAACATGTCCCAATGGGACGTCTCAATCCCACTCTATGTTATCCTGTCACGCCTGTGTAAGCTGAAGGCCTCTGGATAGTGGGCTTGTTGGTCTGACCACCCACCGGGAACTCACAAATCACAATCGACTACCGGAACAAAAAGGAACGGTCCGAGGCAGAGACACCCTGTCTCCCTAGCTTCACCGGAGTATTGGCGATATGATGATAATCTGAGATGTGATCCGCTGGTTGAGACAAGTGTGTTACGGTGAAAGGAGCCCTCGATGTCAGCAATCTATCCCGCGCGATGTAGAGAAGCCCATACACGTTGTAGTGACTTGTCATCTGGTCAAATCGTAGGGCTGGGCTTGGTCGATCTTGCGGCACGATTCTGGAATCAATATCGATCATGTACTCGGTATCGGTGAGAGCGTCGCGTGAGCAACAGAGCTGGAGAGGGGTTGGAACAGGGGTTCCACGACAGAAGCCATTCTGTCTATCATTCCGGATTTTGAGATTTTGGCGGTGACAAGCAGTTATGCCTTGCATCACGTAGACGACTTGATGATTATTCCCAGTCATTGACCCCACGCGGGAATTCGACAGTTGGTATCAGATGTACCATCTGTACACATACTGTAATACGGCGCAGTTTGGACCTCGAAATGGAAGGCCTGCGAGAGCAGGCTCGAATGGCATCAACCGTCCCGAGTCTGGTGGCCATGTGCAGCTACCAACAGGTCATGGGAGGTCTGCGTTGGCTCCAAATCATCTCAGCTACTGTTGCACAGAGGACACAGGAGATTGGCCGGCATCGCGGTGTTGCCCCAGAAGGTCGTGTTATTGCACCGAGCAGTCGTCATACTCGCGGATACTAAACCGAGCCATGTGCCACTGACATTTCCACCAGACTAGGGTTGATGCCCCTTCACGATCTCCATTGGCACGTTTggcaaggtgaagaaggcccTGAAGAATAGGAAACCTTAAGCGCACCGGCGGAGGCAAGTTGAGGCGGGAGGCATCGTGTCTCGGTTCAGCCCATGATCAAAGACTTGAGTTCTCTGAAACTTCGAGACAACTTCGCCATAGAAGAGCACAAAATGTTCCCATGACTTCGAGTTAAGGTGAGCTGGTCTCACATCGACAGCAGTGACGCCACCATTGGAGCCGATAAATGCAAGCTGAAATCCCGGCCGCTCAAAGGAAGAATCTGTGATACCGATGTGCAGCAACCCATGGTCCCGGGTTCGAGATGGTGACACATAACCTCTCGGACTTTCCATCCCGTTGCGGTGAATAAGGGGTCAGATGGAAAAGTCAACATCGTATAGGCCTCGTCGCCCTCGAGATGAGCTGATGGCACCAACAGCCTTGTCCTAGGCTACACCACGGCGCCCCAGGATGTACAATAGACTGCTGCATCGAAGCATGCACAGAGGGTGTAAGAGCAATATACTGCGAGTCTCCTGGACGCCACTTGGAACCAATCGTCAAGAGAGCCGACCCAACCAGGATTGCCTGGGCACCAAACTGCCGGGATTTGGCGATGCGTTAATTCGGAGTCAAATCTATGACCGTTGTATGTCCGCGTCGGGAGCAACGGGTTGGTAGGATCGAGGGATTGCTGAGATGGATGGGTCGGTCGAACGGTGTCCGTGATGCTTCGCTGGGAGGATGAGTGGTCAAACCAGCGCGGGCAGACATCCTACGGGCCCGAGAATGCAATGACTTGCAGCCGAAGGAGCCATGCCATGAGGTGAGGACGCCACGATATCAAGTGCCGTTGTAGCCCCCAAGGAGAAAACCGGCGCGGTCAGGCAAGAAGCGCGACTGGAAATTAGCTGTCTGTGTCAAAGGTTACAGAGCAGGAGACTCAGCCCATCTTGTCCTGAATTGTCTTCCTTGCGTTCCGTTTCTCTGCCAGTCACCGGCCAGTCTCTTGGGGGGCTGACCACCACGATCCGTGAAGTGCTGTTGCAATATGCGGTGCCATGGGCACAAGGGGGCGGTGAATCAACGTTTTGTACCAGATGGCCCTCCGAAGACAGGAATTTTTTTTAGAAAATGATAAATTCACAGATAATCGATTAATTATGATTTGTGTGAACTGCAAATCGAAGAGATGGAAGGAGCGCTGTCTTCCGTGTGTTTGTTCTCAAGAAAGAGCAAACCGAAGATATGACGTACTTCCCACTTTGTCTTGGTAAATCACTACTGCTTAGGACAGCCCAACTGGAAAGACATCTAGATGCACTCGACGTCGGGTCCATAATGATACAATTCTTGATTCCTGAATTATCTCATAATCAAGGCACAATGCAAAGAAGACTGATGCTGGTGATACAGAGCCCTTTAGAACTGAGAGTGCTGTAGACAAACATACTGTGGATGATTTTAAAAACCGATGCTCCACCTTTCACCAATTTACAGGGGAGCTTCCCCAGATTTTCAGGTGGGCATAGCCTGGAAATTCCGTCTCCGTCCCCATGGAGCAGTGACCCAGCTTCCCCGGATTCTTCAATTTATCGACAACCCTAGCAGCAATATCAACGGCATGGTCACCTTCACATAGGAACTTCATCGCAGAATGCCAGATACATCTGGGCCAGTTCACAGGtacttctttcttttccatggCAATCGGCCCGTCCGAAGCACAATCAACGTCAATCTCGCCTCCGTGGAAAGACGGAAACTCGCGATGAATGGGATGGCGCTGTAAACCCCCGCTGAGCCTTGGCCTCGCAGCATCCCATTCCTTGCAGCATATTTCGTTCCCGCCATCGCCGAACCGACATCGTCAAAGTCCCGTACTTCCGTATACAACCTACCTCTACCACGTGGGAGGATGAAAGACAACCCGCCTGCCTCTTCTGGCACTGTTGCACTCTTCACGGGATCACTGCTAACAACTCCGTCAGCCAACGCCGGCAACCAACCTGCACACGATCCTAGGCCTATAGCAAATCCTCTCACCATTCACTATTCATCCATGGTTCGCAGTGGCTGACTCGACCCAGTCTCTCATACTTTCTCCGGATACCTCGTAGACAAACCTGTCAGCAATGCCATCCGGGGAAACACTATAGATGCCGCCGGCGCTGACGCACACCATTCTCATGATAAGCTGCAGTACATAAACATATCATGGGAATTTACTACCGGCAGCTACAACAGCGCACTATATGTCCGAAGCCACCCAGCCTATCAGTCCAGGTACAGATTCGTACACATCTCCAACTACAGTCAGCAAATGATTACCATTACCGAATTCGTCCAACACAAACCTCCCTTCAGTGGGGGTTCACATCTCACCTCTATCTACCCTGTTGGCTGTTCCCCTCTGGTCAAACCTGACCACTCACCTCGCTCAAATCTGTCTGGTCTATATGTAATGTAGGTAGCCTACGGGAAAGCAGTGTAAGACGACGATCTACGAAAGGCGCACCGCTCTTCCTGCAGTGATACACTTACACAcaaggcaccaccacccccaccccctcaaaataTCCCCAAGGCTGCAACTTTTTAAAAGTCACTTGACGACCACAAATGAGGCGTAAAGCACACCAGAAATGAACAAGATCGGCCGGTTCTCCCCCGAATCCGAGTCTTTGCCTATCAGTGGTTTTActcatcctcaaacagcAATGCAATAGACACAGCATTGTGCACCTGACCCCTTTTTTGCAGGACGTTTTGCCCCTCGGTAAGGTCTGTACCGCTCTACTCGGAGGCGAGACACCCGGACTATGGAACACAGACGACCTAAGGTACAACAAAACACGGGAACGGCAACATCACATTCACCTTTTTTACACCTACAGCGATCCATTCCGCCCCAGGCTCTGCATATATATAGATTACGTGCTGTTGTATAAGCGAGGGCAACTGCCATTTATTACTCGACTCCCGACTTTCCCATATTGTGTTTGCGGATCTAACCCAAGCAACGTGATCGCCGGATAGAGAGTCACACTTGTGGAAAACAGCCGAGAGAAAATAAGGTGGAAAATCCGGGGTAAAATTAAAACCATAAAACCATAGCCAAGACTCTTCAAAAAGCTGCCAGTTGCCACACACTTGTATTTCTCAGGGTCTACGGATATCAGGGTCCAGCTTCCAAGCCCCGAAGAAAAAAGCCGGAACTAACTCCCGACCTTCCTACCGTAGGCATCGTGA encodes the following:
- a CDS encoding hypothetical protein (EggNog:ENOG503PDVW), with the protein product MDPNATCTNNRPEVPFIPFLAGLTAWALVRYVLEGIVKRFNPKFDKFLREDIRRRYNFYFSTWLGTIAKVISVVSCTAALASTPAEGDLYGLVRPLNTAEQWCWGCRAVLYIQELPDLSSVPELVIHHILSIVAMCTILAYSAPRRPLYLMWASLWNEFLGNARRLFKLHGVMAPRLAWWMAAVNCFLVWALRITAAVVSIVWTLQSNTYGVCLFVTIGSILVYILYMVQFTTWELGRFRVINLDMTRPARFIIADKWSIHLLGVIMGVGLALTELSALVIYGSSSGYTSSKEELHSIAWVALQAAGAGLLGSYVTFPIFRFTIPSAATSQEEGEEPATPKAALRLSLIGGIISAGSTVVFTPTLEPTVDRAAFLACMGLSLPLMISIFRFGQAFSTPAAASLETNHAPLDEKLVDVADEGIATEPGVFPPKMVNAAAHGVLFLGVASALCVSPPPSPLAVKGFSSFVLAMMAGVELGNRCEGRHRRFLHRLFPMLQAGVGIGYQAWCVVVEGEKGGMFVLGVYLVCFGVVVVMMPVVVRFFEGLWAKGKAKGEKKKKNKGWDLKVVSVGSGLALVVMLVLGEYMGWCSMAGEPVVMAVGQGDKLGEVVKEVVRGKGEGAVGSWGVVASWPMVASVLGATVLPVVMVQAVG